Proteins from a single region of Crassaminicella profunda:
- a CDS encoding NEAT domain-containing protein, with translation MKRLYQKILSGFLVFAMLLTLIPPIAVHAEELQLPDAVALESTLGQEINETNVTVADSVYSVETAITVENKIDSVALSDFQIKDTNAELYFYGTNAKEDAKKNSEPVKLEAGKDTTVYVKVIANDGSASSKYTIHIHRVEEKEKKEEDTNANGIADRVEIKTVAGKTPTIMRIQYIKEDNTYGVSASLSVESTTASIKTNDIVCMDESATVNIKGTDDKGKEIPIKEKSLKAGEMTIVPIQVEAGDGSIKSSYFLMVTREEGEKDTNSNDLPDRVEIKTVTGKTLTIMRTQYIKEDNTYGVSASLSVESTTASIKTNDIVCMDESATVNIKGTDDKGKEIPIKEKSLKAGEMTIVPIQVEAGDGSIKSSYFLMVTRAEGEAGEEDTNANGIADKVDIQSVLGKTPTIDKKTYDDQDKVYKIEASLTVNSEIQSILASDIIAVNEHAEAQLIDKDGELISKAIELKAGKDTIVYIKVCAEDSSKGIYTIRISKEKANTKEISKFEEIQLYGGTIDQPVYKAVYEVEDYLNENYSKVVISNTSDTVPVIQWKNEKGYTLNTAGDYIFTAQLGEIPKGYSLGEGVTATAVVSILDKNASAGVKDPVLQKKLCAILKVEENHEITIGDMMGLEGKIDLSKHDNDGAIKDCSGLGYGKNITKLDISRNELENIPNLARLTKLTDLNLRTNKFTSLTVKDLPELTELYVCDNVLTHIELKGLPKLSTLSLGSIWGGNKFTTMPDISDLTGLTKVSIWRNKLTDITGDFSKLTKLTTIDASYNQLTSISESLCSITSLNVLKLEHNKIGAIDKNIAKLTDLTALDLSNNNLTTLPDHLSGLTNLKYLELDNNRFETIPDSIGDLTGLIRLDLNSNSLKTMSAEIGNLKKLQELYLTRNQLSKFPSGISKLVALKKIDMDLNLLTDIDVDSEGNKVDLSQLTKVESINLSRNRINQLPMSLKTLLNVKKLWMHYNYITRIPKDYLKDMKKLETFIIAFNYIDWNNDAISKEEIEGFLGAGHSAPSYEMHGKYATLKKIDTSVGTIELEDKAVDAYTENLKAPVGTTSITICPIGVRDETEITIKKKDEDSEETEESKDEKTIHSGESFTVNNLQPGANKITFVAENAIDNSKVTYKITVSVPKEGQGTLDPNHLPDGTYGLDIDNIKEHENAASITNQFVTEAATLEVKDGKMMLTVVWNHTSTISMSLLQGLWYMDKKENYVDLITPDDDPNTDKRTYSDKVKYDAKKDKLTITFPVESITEDAYLKVYVPEGMGESRPVFRTIFNTDTMVDLATGGSVNTIDLESIAIDTSKTKKEYTVGEKLDISGLVVTGSYDDGSKKILTIIEKNIVGFDSSSAAKSQTLTVMVNGKSATYDISIKGGTTGGAEGEQDQFLTNGTHRIRAWAKHFYENGKSMADQFIKRATTLEVQDEKVTVKMLWESINNCSLGKLKSLKYKNSDGELVNTHRTYDATNDSLELELEVEKRAIKEGITFEVIVPESAGGMGKAKFKLLFDLDSLDNVSEMIKEIDEEIRNGFYEADIKILKENKDQASIAESYFLKKADVEVKDDKNHVRLFIKNEEDIKDLKIEVDGNHVKYETKIVKEYENGKKASMIQFEIPKLDATIKLKAKIVPEDNKEVTFRVVLDQDQMKKKTDDSIDVYLNLLEGKVIKEVDLSENGFYEMTMEIKETDKSLLAMIQKYLEDEINYEVIKGKNYVQVMLKNTDEIKDLKVYVNSMGAKYEKIMNNERNTVVRFEVPDADAKIRFSICMTEEKEGYTGFDIALKKDIVKEVQEKIYLYIQSPEIVDVKRGAIQNIQLDVAPLIEENRTLVPLRGICETLGANVKWQGATRSILLSDGEMKIELQVDEKSAKVNGKTIKMDVAPKIINERTFVPIRFISENLKHEVKWIKEEQKIVITKKPNVVEKTDTTKKENKEK, from the coding sequence ATGAAAAGGCTTTACCAGAAAATTTTAAGTGGTTTTTTAGTATTTGCCATGCTATTAACCTTAATACCACCAATAGCTGTGCATGCTGAAGAATTGCAACTTCCTGATGCAGTTGCACTTGAAAGTACCTTAGGTCAGGAAATTAATGAAACAAATGTGACGGTAGCAGATTCAGTTTATTCTGTTGAAACAGCTATAACAGTAGAAAATAAAATAGATTCTGTAGCATTAAGTGATTTTCAGATAAAGGATACAAATGCAGAATTGTACTTTTATGGAACAAACGCAAAAGAGGATGCTAAGAAAAACAGTGAGCCTGTGAAGCTAGAGGCAGGTAAAGATACAACGGTTTATGTGAAAGTCATAGCAAATGATGGTTCTGCATCAAGCAAGTATACGATTCATATTCATAGAGTTGAAGAGAAAGAAAAGAAGGAAGAAGATACAAACGCAAACGGTATTGCAGATAGAGTAGAGATCAAGACAGTAGCAGGAAAAACTCCTACGATAATGAGAATACAATATATTAAGGAAGATAACACATATGGAGTTTCAGCAAGTTTGTCAGTAGAGAGCACAACAGCATCTATAAAAACTAATGATATCGTGTGTATGGATGAAAGTGCGACAGTAAACATTAAGGGTACTGACGATAAAGGAAAGGAAATACCAATAAAAGAAAAAAGCCTGAAAGCAGGAGAAATGACAATAGTACCTATTCAAGTTGAAGCCGGGGATGGATCAATAAAAAGTTCGTATTTCCTTATGGTTACAAGAGAAGAAGGAGAAAAAGATACCAATTCAAATGATCTTCCAGATAGAGTAGAAATCAAGACAGTAACAGGAAAAACTCTTACGATAATGAGAACACAATATATTAAGGAAGATAACACATATGGAGTTTCAGCAAGTTTGTCAGTAGAGAGCACAACAGCATCTATAAAAACTAATGATATCGTGTGTATGGATGAAAGTGCAACAGTAAACATTAAGGGTACTGACGATAAAGGAAAGGAAATACCAATAAAAGAAAAAAGCCTGAAAGCAGGAGAAATGACAATAGTACCTATTCAAGTTGAAGCCGGGGATGGATCAATAAAAAGTTCGTATTTTCTTATGGTCACAAGAGCAGAAGGAGAAGCAGGAGAAGAAGATACAAATGCAAATGGTATTGCTGACAAAGTAGATATCCAATCAGTATTAGGTAAAACACCTACTATTGATAAAAAAACATATGATGATCAAGATAAAGTATATAAAATTGAAGCCTCCTTAACAGTAAATAGTGAAATACAATCTATCTTAGCAAGTGACATCATTGCCGTAAATGAACATGCTGAGGCTCAATTGATAGATAAAGATGGAGAGCTAATAAGTAAAGCCATAGAGCTTAAAGCCGGTAAAGACACAATAGTTTACATAAAAGTATGTGCAGAGGATAGCTCAAAGGGCATATACACCATTAGGATTAGTAAAGAAAAAGCTAATACAAAAGAAATTAGTAAGTTTGAGGAAATACAATTATACGGTGGAACAATAGATCAACCAGTATATAAAGCAGTATATGAGGTAGAAGATTATCTTAATGAAAATTATTCTAAGGTTGTAATATCTAATACAAGTGATACAGTTCCAGTTATCCAATGGAAGAACGAGAAGGGTTATACTCTGAATACTGCTGGAGACTATATTTTTACTGCACAATTAGGCGAAATTCCAAAAGGATATAGTTTAGGAGAAGGTGTAACGGCAACGGCTGTAGTTTCTATCCTTGATAAAAATGCTTCAGCAGGTGTTAAAGATCCTGTTTTACAGAAAAAGCTATGTGCTATTTTAAAAGTCGAGGAGAATCATGAGATCACTATAGGTGATATGATGGGACTAGAAGGTAAGATAGATTTGTCAAAGCATGATAATGATGGTGCCATTAAAGATTGTTCGGGTTTGGGTTATGGTAAAAATATTACTAAACTAGATATTAGTAGAAATGAATTAGAAAATATTCCAAATTTGGCTCGGTTAACAAAGCTAACGGATTTGAATTTAAGAACGAATAAATTCACGTCTCTGACAGTGAAAGATTTACCAGAGCTAACAGAACTTTATGTATGCGATAATGTGCTGACCCATATAGAGCTAAAGGGATTGCCTAAGCTATCGACGCTTTCTCTAGGAAGTATTTGGGGGGGAAATAAGTTTACAACTATGCCTGATATTAGTGATCTTACAGGGCTGACAAAAGTTAGTATCTGGAGAAACAAGTTGACAGATATTACTGGTGATTTTAGTAAACTCACTAAGCTAACAACAATTGATGCATCATACAATCAACTGACGAGCATTTCAGAAAGCCTATGTAGCATCACATCCCTTAACGTGTTAAAGCTAGAGCATAATAAGATTGGCGCAATTGATAAAAATATTGCTAAGCTTACAGATTTAACAGCACTTGACTTGAGTAACAATAATCTAACCACACTACCAGACCATTTAAGTGGACTTACGAATCTGAAATATTTAGAGCTAGATAATAACCGATTTGAGACAATACCCGATAGCATTGGAGATTTAACAGGATTGATTAGGTTGGATCTTAATAGTAATTCTTTGAAAACAATGTCTGCTGAGATAGGAAATCTGAAAAAATTACAAGAATTGTATTTAACTAGGAATCAGCTTTCAAAGTTTCCAAGTGGTATATCAAAGCTAGTAGCTTTAAAGAAAATTGATATGGATCTTAATTTATTAACAGATATAGATGTGGATTCAGAAGGGAATAAGGTAGATTTAAGTCAGCTTACTAAGGTGGAAAGTATAAACCTATCACGTAATAGAATCAATCAACTACCCATGAGTTTAAAAACATTGCTAAATGTAAAAAAACTATGGATGCATTATAATTATATAACCCGTATTCCGAAAGATTATTTAAAGGATATGAAAAAATTAGAAACTTTTATCATTGCATTTAATTATATTGATTGGAACAATGATGCTATATCTAAGGAAGAGATAGAAGGATTTTTAGGTGCGGGTCATTCAGCTCCAAGCTATGAAATGCATGGTAAATATGCTACGTTAAAAAAGATTGATACAAGCGTGGGTACTATTGAACTAGAAGATAAAGCTGTAGACGCATATACCGAGAATTTAAAAGCACCTGTAGGCACAACTTCTATTACCATTTGTCCTATAGGCGTTAGAGATGAAACCGAAATTACGATCAAGAAAAAAGATGAGGATAGTGAAGAAACAGAAGAATCTAAGGATGAGAAAACCATCCATAGTGGAGAAAGCTTCACGGTGAATAATTTACAACCAGGGGCCAATAAAATTACATTCGTTGCAGAAAATGCAATAGATAATAGCAAAGTTACCTATAAAATTACAGTATCTGTACCTAAGGAAGGTCAGGGAACACTTGATCCAAATCATCTACCGGATGGTACCTATGGTTTAGATATTGATAATATAAAAGAACATGAGAATGCTGCATCTATAACGAATCAGTTTGTGACAGAGGCTGCTACGCTAGAGGTTAAAGATGGAAAGATGATGCTTACTGTAGTTTGGAATCACACAAGTACCATATCAATGAGCTTGCTTCAAGGACTATGGTATATGGATAAAAAGGAAAACTACGTGGATCTGATTACGCCAGATGATGATCCGAATACAGATAAACGTACTTATTCAGATAAAGTGAAATATGATGCTAAAAAAGATAAATTAACTATTACCTTCCCAGTAGAAAGTATTACAGAGGATGCTTATCTAAAGGTGTATGTGCCAGAAGGAATGGGAGAAAGTAGACCTGTATTTAGAACCATATTTAATACGGATACAATGGTTGATTTAGCTACTGGTGGATCTGTAAATACGATAGATTTAGAGAGTATAGCCATAGATACGAGTAAGACAAAAAAAGAGTATACAGTAGGAGAAAAGTTAGACATAAGTGGACTCGTAGTTACAGGAAGCTATGATGATGGAAGCAAAAAAATATTAACCATCATAGAGAAAAATATTGTTGGCTTTGATAGTTCAAGCGCTGCTAAAAGCCAGACACTAACTGTAATGGTCAATGGTAAATCAGCAACTTATGATATATCCATAAAGGGTGGAACAACAGGAGGAGCTGAAGGAGAACAAGATCAATTCCTTACAAATGGAACCCACCGTATTAGAGCATGGGCAAAACACTTCTATGAAAATGGAAAATCCATGGCCGATCAATTTATAAAAAGAGCCACTACCCTTGAAGTGCAGGATGAAAAAGTTACAGTTAAGATGCTTTGGGAAAGTATAAATAATTGTTCCTTAGGTAAGTTGAAATCGTTAAAATATAAAAATAGCGATGGAGAGCTTGTCAATACACATAGAACCTATGATGCAACAAATGATTCCCTTGAACTTGAACTAGAAGTGGAGAAAAGAGCCATAAAAGAGGGAATCACATTTGAAGTAATCGTACCAGAATCAGCAGGTGGTATGGGAAAAGCGAAATTTAAGTTACTTTTTGATTTAGATAGCTTAGATAATGTGAGTGAAATGATAAAAGAAATTGATGAAGAAATAAGAAATGGTTTCTATGAAGCAGACATCAAAATATTAAAAGAAAATAAAGACCAAGCCTCTATAGCAGAGTCTTATTTCCTTAAAAAAGCAGATGTAGAAGTGAAGGATGATAAAAATCATGTACGCTTATTCATAAAGAATGAGGAAGATATAAAAGACTTAAAAATAGAAGTAGATGGAAATCATGTAAAATACGAAACAAAGATAGTGAAAGAATATGAGAATGGCAAAAAAGCGAGTATGATTCAATTTGAAATACCAAAGCTGGATGCTACTATAAAATTGAAAGCAAAAATAGTACCAGAGGATAATAAAGAAGTTACTTTTAGAGTTGTATTAGATCAAGATCAAATGAAAAAGAAAACAGATGACAGCATAGATGTATATTTAAACCTACTAGAGGGAAAAGTCATCAAAGAAGTGGATTTAAGTGAAAATGGATTCTATGAAATGACTATGGAAATAAAAGAAACAGATAAGAGCTTATTAGCCATGATTCAAAAATACTTAGAAGATGAGATCAACTATGAAGTGATCAAGGGTAAAAATTATGTACAAGTAATGTTGAAAAATACAGACGAAATAAAAGATCTTAAAGTATATGTAAACTCTATGGGTGCAAAATATGAAAAAATAATGAATAA